Genomic window (Daucus carota subsp. sativus chromosome 5, DH1 v3.0, whole genome shotgun sequence):
atacattaaaaataatttattaaaatctcaattgaatatcaaaaTTAAAGATGCTCTTACTTAACCGtcagtaatattttttatatgattaagaTAATTCAAACATATATTTCCTAAAAATCATAATAGTCGAAAAGACGTGTACAAACTGGAAAGAaatctttaaaattaaaatcaactcaaacatttatttttttaaaaatcgttTTATTCAGAAAAGCTCGCACAAATCGGACGATGGAAGTAATTACATGAAAGAAAAGTGAGATCGAAACGAAGAAAGCAGCGATGTCTTGTTCTCTTTCGTCTCTAACTCGTCACTCAACTCGCTTGATTCGTCTCTTCTCTTCCACcccatcaaaaatttaaaaccaggtatgtatgtatgtaacaaattaagttaaaaaatgatttaagaatcatgtgttatttttaaacTAATTTAATTGTACAAAgacaataaaatcatatattattggTTATAGTAAAGATCTAAAATCTGAAATAaaacaagaaatatttaattattaaaaaatttaaaaccaggGGCGGTATAAAAACTGTGGATGGCAAAACTTGTGGGCGAAATAGGCGGTTTTAATCTTGTccattaaacaaatcaaaatatcaacGTTCAAGATCTTCCAATATCATACGTGAGGCGGCTATATAAAGAGTATAACGAAGGAGAAATAAAATGTGTCAATAAAAAGTTCGCATATACAAATTGAGGTACGAGTCTTGTGattatcttatatttgtttataattttttttttgaagagttAGATTTCTAATacattaattttattctctTGAGTGTGCAGATTAACCAGTTGCGATAAAGATCCAAGCAAATAATTTACAACGCCTGTGATTAGTGAAGACGCCAAAACAATATCATAGCATCTATGCACGTGCAACAATGAGAATTCTGCAAGTGATCAATACATAGTATGATCCTCTCGAAATCCTGTATACATAAGGAACTTTTCTAATAACTATTAATTTGATTGAACTTTCTAATTTATGATTGTATAATCTTGAAAACAATTGCAGCCATGGAAAGAATTTTTGTTGACCGATCAAAAAGGAATGTTCGTGATACATCAAGGTTTTTTATGAAtacttttttgaatttataatattgaATCATGTTTTATTGATTCATGATGATgtctatatatgatatatataatttaaacaggaaCTGAGATCTCACATGTAATTATATTGTAATTGCAGTAATTTTTAAGAAGCTTATGATGGGAGCAAGAATTTTGGACTTTACCTCCTCTCTAAATgaatttagtttaattaatcAACTAAGAAATGAGCAGAGAAGCCCATAATCTGTGTTGATTAATCAACTTAGAGAggataaaagaaagaaaaagttcACAGCGAACAGCAAAGCCGACCAACAACACCATGTTCTTTTGTGACGAAGTTTCAATGGGGTTGGACATGGAGAGCGCTACTTTTCGAAATGTTGTGAATACAGGGtgttatgtaaaattatttataaatgtatgacTAGAAggtcaaaaataatatatttacaataaaatattttgatataaactCTTAGTGATCAGATTGTGAAATGTATTATGTTTGTAGCTTGTATAAAATAcatcaaaaatacaaaaataacaaaaaattcacACATAATTTTTTAGTATTGCGCACTTTAATTTTGTATTCTCTTGTTACTTCGACTGTCAATTCCTGTAATTTATAGTTGTTAAGTTTACACAATTTCGAATGATTTTGCTTAAATCTTGTTTATAAAAGATAAGATACATCAATACAATGTGAATTAAAATGCGATAGCAATGTAGAATGTACATTTAGATTATTTCGCTAATCCATAAAGAAACATGCGGATTAAATAgcatatttacaaataaattaagCATGTGCGTTTATTTCTATACAGATTATTTAATTGTGTTGTCTTAAGTTCAGCTATCCCATCACTTtcgaaaataataaaatgagtTGTGGATAAAAGTTCgagaattttattaaattttagcgACGGATTTTGTAAGAttgttcaatatattttaagatgtttgaaatttcatcaaaattcattaaattttataatatcgtacttaaatcttaaaaattcTCATTAACTCTacaacattttatcaagaaatcgtatcaaatcaaaatcagattaatCTATTAATATGCatacattaaaaataatttattaaaatctcaattgtatATCAAAATTAAAGATGCTTTTACTTAACCGtcagtaatattttttatatcattgAGATAATTCAAACATATATTTCCTAAAAATCATAATAGTCGAAAAGACGTGTACAAACTGGAAAGAAAtctttaaaattaatatcaactcaaacatttattttttaaaaatcgttTTATTCAGAAAAGCTCGCACAAATCGGACGATGGAAGTAATTACATGAAAGAAAAGTGAGATCGAAACGAAGAAAGCAGCGATGTCTTGTTCTCTTTCGTCTCTAACTCGTCACTCAACTCGCTTGATTCGTCTCTTCTCTTCCACcccatcaaaaatttaaaaccaggtatgtatgtgtgtatttatgtatgtaacaaattaagttaaaaaatgatttaagaatcatgtgttatttttaaacTAATTTAATTGTACAAAgacaataaaatcatatattattggTTATAGTAAAgatctaaaatttgaaataaaacgggaaatatttaattattaaaaaatttaaaaccaggGGCGGTATAAAAACTGTGGATGGCAAAACCTGTGGGCGAAATAGGCGGTTTTAATCTTGTccattaaacaaatcaaaatatcaacGTTCAAGATCTTCTAATATCATACGTGAGGCGGCTATATAAAGAGTATAACGAAGGAGAAATAAAATGTGTCAATAAAAAGTTCGCATATACAAATTGAGGTACGAGTCTTGTGattatcttatatttgtttataatttttttttgaagagttAGATTTCTAATacattaattttattctctTGAGTGTGCAGATTAACCAGTTGCGATAAAGATCCAAGCAAATAATTTACAACTCCTGTGATTAGTGAAGACGCCAAAACAATATCATAGCATCTATGCACGTGCAACAATGAGAATTCTGCAAGTGATCAATACATAGTATGATCCTCTCGAAATCCTGTATACATAAGGAACTTTTCTAATAACTATTAATTTGATTAAACTTTCTAATTTATGATTGTATAATCTTGAAAACAATTGCAGCCAGGGAAAGAATTTTTGTTGACCGATCAAAAAGGAATGTTCGTGATACATCAAGGTTTTTTATGAAtacttttttgaatttataatattgaATCATGTTTTATTGATTCATGATGATgtctatatatgatatatacaaTTTAAACAGGAACTGAGATCTCACATGTAATTATATTGTAATTGCAGTAATTTTTAAGAAGCTTATGATGGGAGCAAGAATTTTGGACTTTACCTCCTCTCTAAATGAATTTAGTTTGATTAATCAACTAAGAATTGAGCAGAGAAGCCCATAATCTGTGTTGATTAATCAACTTAGAGAggataaaagaaagaaaaagttcACAGCGAACAGCAAAGCCGACCAACAACAACATGTTCTTTTGTGACGAAGTTTCAATGGGGTTGGACATGGAGAGCGCTACTTTTCGAAATGTTGTGAATACAGGGtgttatgtaaaattatttataaatgtatgactagaagttcaaaaataatatatttacaataatttttttgatataaactCTTAGTGATCAGATTGTGAAATGTATTATGTTTGTAGCTTGTATAAAATAcatcaaaaataacaaaaaattcacACATAATTTTTTAGTATTGCGCACTTTAATTTTGTATTCTCTTGTTACTTCGACTGTCAATTCCTGTAATTTATAGTTGTTAAATTTACACAATTTCGAATGATTTTGCTTAAATCTTGTTTATAAAAGATAAGATTCATCAATACAATGTGAATTAAAATGCGATAGCAATGTAGAATGTACATTTAGATTATTTCGCTAATCCATAAAGAAACATGCGGATTAAATAgcatatttacaaataaattaagCATGTGCGTTTATTTCTATACAGTTTATTTAATTGTGTTGTCTTAAGTTCAGCTATCCCATCACTTtcgaaaataataaaatgagtTGTGGATAAAAGTTCgagaattttattaaattttagcgACGGATTTTGTAAGAttgttcaatatattttaagatgtttgaaatttcatcaaaattcattaaattttataatatcgtacttaaatcttaaaaattcTCATTAACTCTacaacattttatcaagaaatcgtatcaaatcaaaatcagattaatctattaatattcatacattaaaaataatttattaaaatctcaattgaatatcaaaaTTAAAGATGCTTTTACTTAACCGtcagtaatattttttatatgtttgagATAATTCAAACATATATTTCCTAAAAATCATAATAGTCGAAAAGACGTGTACAAACTGGAAAGAaatctttaaaattaaaatcaactcaaacatttatttttttaaaaatcgttTTATTCAGAAAAGCTCGCAGTCTCGCACAAATCGGACGATGGAAGTAATTACATGAAAGAAAAGTGAGATCGAAACGGAGAAAGCAGCGATGTCTTGTTCTCTTCCATTTCCAACTCGTCACTCAACTCGCTTGACTCGCTTCTTCTCTTCAACCCCATCAAAACCCCAGCTCATTCCATCTCTCCAACCCTCAAACGACGCCGATTTGATCTCCCAAATCCTCCTCCAGCACCACAACCCATTCCACTCAATGGAATCATCTCTCCAGCTCCAcggcatctctctctctcccactctCCTTCACCAGACCCTCCTGCGTCTCCACAGCTTCTCCAAAGTGGCCTTCGCGTTCTTCTCGTGGGCTAAAACGCAGCCGTTTTGTGTCCCAGATGCTGTGGCGTATAACATTGTGATTGATATATTGGGGAAAGTGAAGCAGTTTGATGTTGCGTGGCAGTTGGTTGTGGAGATGGATCAGGTGGGGAGAAGACCCGGGAGGAATACTTTTAGGGTTTTGATTCGGAGGCTGATTGCTGGGGGGTTTACGAGGCAGGCGATTAGGGTTTTTGAGGATATGGGTTGTTTTGTTGTTGGTGAGGATGACGAGGGGTGTTCCGATATGATTTATTTGGTCGATACGCTTTGTAAGTATGGGTATGTGAAGGTTGCGACGGAGGTTTTTAATAGGAAGAAGATGGAGTTTGGGGTTAATGAGAGGGTTTATACTGTTTTGATTGATGGGTGGTGGAAGGTGAATAATCGGAAGATGGCGGAGAGGTTTTTCGGGGAGATGATTGAGGTTGGGATTGAGCCGAATGTGGTTACGTATAATGTGGTTTTGAATGGGATGTGTCGGAGGAGGAGTTTGCATCCGGAGGAGAGGTTTGAGAGGACGGTGCAGGATGCGAGGAGGGTGTTTGAGGAAATGCGTGACAGGGGGGTTGAGCCGGATGTGACGAGTTACTCGATTTTGCTTCATGTGTATAGTAGGGCGCATAAGCCGGATTTGTCGTTGGATATGTTGAAGGAGATGAGGAGGGAGGGGATTTGTCCAAGTGTGGCAAGTTATACTAGTGTTGTGAAATGTCTTTGTTCGTGTGGGAGGGTGAAGGAAGCGGAGGAGTTGGTTGAGGAGATGGCGGGTAATGGGGTGGCGCCGTCTGCGGTGActtataattgtttttttaagGAGTATAGGGGGAGGAAAGATGCGGATAGTGCTTTGGCTTTGTATAGGAAAATGAAGGGGATTTCTTTAAGTTTGCCTAGTATGcatacttataatatattagttgGGATGTTCGTGAAGTTGAATAGGATGGAGATTGTGGAAGAGATTTGGGATGATATGAAAGTGAGTGGGGCAGGACCTGATTTGGATTCCTATACTTTGTTGATTCATGCATTGTGCGAGAAAGATAAGTGGAAAGAAGCTTGCCAATTTTTTGTAGAAATGATAGAGAAAGGCATTCTTCCACAGAAAGTCACGTTTGAAACACTTTACAAAGGATTAATACAATCTGATATGTTGAGAACATGGAGAAGGCTGAAGAAAAAACTCGAGGAGGAATCAATAAGTTTTGGTTCGGAATTCGAGCAATATCACTTGAAGCCATATAGGAGGTAATACAAAATAGTATCATGATGAGGTACCGTGTACATTTTTTATTGCaactaatgtataccaattATGTAATTGAATGGAGAACAGTCAATGTTCTGCTCACTTGTATGTGATTCCAGCAGCAGCTTTTAAGAGATTACTAATGCAACATTTCTGTTCCTTTTTTGTATTTTCATGATCTTACATTAAAGTTTGAATATTTATGTTTAGCATAAGATGATGTAAATTACATTGTGCATGTTGATTTCCTTCttagaaaaacaaaaatactaTTCCTGCTCTTGCCGAAATTGATTTAATCATCGTCTCCCTCAGCCATTTGATCTTTCCATATAAATTGTAAAGGGATTTCAAAGAACCACAAGAGTTTGGAAACTTTGAAATTAGGAACAGAGGAGAAAAGAGTTGCACTTCAGATGCGTGCAGGGGCGTGGAGTATCGAATATGTTTTATTCTTggaatgaaaatgttgcagctTGCTCTGGAGTCTGGATAACTGAAACAGAAACTACTACTGCACCAGCAAATATCAAGGCAGACAATGCCAGACATGATTAGCGGCTGTTAACAAATGACAACAAAATGAGGAGTTCATACTGTTTGGCCGTCTGGACATTCTAGTGAGTCCAGTATGGTACatttctgatttattttaattgctTGAACCTGCAGCCTGCCTTAAATCTACTGCTAAAGTTTTACCCAGCATGGATGTCTGATTCTTAGAAGCTCAATGAATCGGAACAGAACCAATTCAGACAGACTTGAGTATGGGAGTCGGACACATGTACAGATTAGGTATTTTATCTCAGATTTTGGTACAGATCATAGAACATGGATATAAATTCGAATATGGCAAGTTTTCTTTGAAATTAGGACAAGTTGTGGTCTACAGCCTATATGGAAAACAAGATGCAACTGCGCTTTTTCCAGAGACCACTATACCAGAATAACCATGTCAAACTTCACTGCCATACATATGCATCTTCGTAGAGATACTTTATCCTGTGTCCAGAGGTGGTGAACAAACACTAGTATCACTATACGGTTTTTGATTAAACAATGCATTAATCAGTTCATCAGAAATGTGCAGCAGCTATCGGTGATTTTAGATATGTTTTTTCATGTTCAGGATATGATTTTTCATGTTCAAATGGATTAACTTAAAATTACAGACACaagtgatgaagtgattttttGCCTTCAGCTGTATTCTCCTCTCTGAGCTCTGTGGCAAGGGTCTTGACTTCACATCAAAAGCAATTATGCATCACAATCACAAACTTATACTCTTTCTACTACTGTATTGGTCCTGCATCGCTTACAAACATATCACTTCATATTTATAATCAGGATTAGTTAAGGTTTTGTTACCCTGTTCttgttaatataatattagcGCTCTATACATATTGTGCTGTGATATTCTGGTTTCTCCAACAATGTCTGCACTTTTTGAGGCTCCCTTCCGGTAAAGTACAACTCTTGGATCCTTAAGAGCGGTGGTTAAGATGGATTAAGTGGTGAGCTAGACATAATTGCTTTCTTTTTTTGTCATGGATGGTAAATAATGCTTTTTAGAGGTGATTTTATTGGCTTAAATTTCATGTTAACACCATTAAACCAAGATTGTCTATCTATGACTATAGTACTAAATAGTATCTTTAAGAGTCTCCTCAACTCCTAAATATACTACAACAAAATATGATTGTAGTAAGtttgatatatgtatgtatgtgtgtctATCAAACTAagttaaaaaatgatttaagaaTGATATgttatttctaaaataatttaactGTACAAAGACTATAAAATCACATATTATTGGTTATAGTAAAAATCTAAAATCTGAAATAAAAagagaaatatttaattattaaaaaatttaaaaccaggGGCGGTATAAAAACTGTGGATGGCAAAACCTGTGGGCGAAATAGGCGGTTTTAATCTTTTCcattaaacaaattaaaatatcaacGTTCAAGATCTTCTAATATCATACGTGAACCGGCTATATAAAGAGTATAACGAATGAGAAATAAAACGTGCCAATAAAAAGTTCGCATATACAAATTGAGGTACAAGTCTTGTGATCATcttatatttgttaataattttttttgaagagtTTGATTTCTAATacattaattttattctctTTGAGTCTGCAGATTAACCGGTTGCGATATAGATCCAAGCAAATAATTTATAACACCCTCTGATTCAGATGCTGAAACAATATCATAACATCTATGCACGTGTAACAATGAGAATTCTGCAAGTGATCAATACATAGTATGATTCCTTTTTGAAACCCTATATACATAACTATTAATTTGATAaaactttttaatttatgattGTCGTATAATCCTGAAAACAATTGCAGTCAGCCGCCGAGGAAAGAATTTTTGGCCGATTAAACGGGAATGTTTATGATACATCAAGgttttttatgaatgattttttGAAATACATAATATTGATTCATGTTTTATTGATTCATGATGATGTCTATATAAACAGGAACTGAGATCTCACTTTGTAATTGCagtaatttttaaaaagcttATGATGGGAGCAAGGATTTTGGACTTTACCTCCTCTCTAAATGAATTTAGTTTGATTAATCAACTAAGAAAAGAGCAGAGAAGCCCATAATTTAGGTTGATTAATCAACTTAGAGAGGATAAAGGGAAGGGAAAGTTCTCAGCGATCAACAAAGCCGATCACCAACACCATGTTCTTTTGTGACCAAGCTTCAATGGAGCTGAACACCATGTTCTTTTGTGACCAAGCTTCAATGGAGTTGGACATGAAGAGCGCTACTTTCGTAATGTTACGAATACAAGatgttatataaaattatatataaatgtacgactagaaactcaaaaataatatgtttgcaataaaatttttgatataaaCTCTCAGTGATTAGATTGTGAACTGTATTATGTTTGTAGTTTGTATAAAAtacatcaaaatataataataaaaatatttcgcACATATTTGTTTCAATATTACGCACTTTAATTTTGTATCTTCTTGTTACTTCGGCTATTAATTCCTGCAATTTATAGTTGTTAAATTTACACAATTTCGAATGATTTTGCTTAAATCTTGTTTATAAAAGATAAGATTCATCAATACAATGTGAATTAAAATGCGATAGCAATGTAGAATGTACATTTAGATTATTTCGCTAATCCATAAACAAACATGTGGATTAAATAgcatatttacaaataaatttgaaaaaattattaataataaaaataaatattatacttgataaatattggttaatttttaatatatatactaaaaaattaatgtaatggttgaaataaaaaacaattgatattaaattagatttataataagttattaaaaaaaatactgtaGCTATTTGATTTCATAGTAAATttgtttgaattaatttaaaatatcatagaTAAGATATAAAAGCCGGTTAGAATTTAATACAAATCTTTAAAGATCttattgatttaataatattttcaaaaataaaaaatacaccGTTAAATTCATCAGAGTTATGATTTATaagatatatgaaaaaaaataaaactgaaTATTTTATACTATTTTACACAATCCTGATtaaaatactttcaaaatttttaaaataattaatattttgattgaatatatcattttaaaatttacttttagTCTCAATGAATGTCAAGATTAATTAAGGTTTGAGTTGTTGAGGCCTAAGTTTGACAGGTTTTAACGAGTAGTTGAGGCGGTTAGAAAATTTGGTGAATTGTTGTGAAGTGTTCAAGCCCACATTTTTCAGAATGAAGGCCCATCCTCGACTAGAAAGCCCATTATACATTTAGTGGGTATTAATTGTCTGTTTGCCGGATAAAATCTTATATAGAAAAGGATTTGTATTTAAGAAATtacatattttcatataaaaaaaccatatattaaattatttcctatttattactttataaatataagtacGTATCTTCAAAATTACGTATTCACCTACTTCAGCGAACCCCTctaaaatgatattaattttctacaaagataatataatatatgttagaATACCAATGGTTGAAATTTAATAGTGATTTTCatgacataattaaatatatacaaaaaattgaaaacaaacaAGTTAAAAGGCGGTTCAGCCTCCCAAAGCGATTTttcgtttttttaattttaatttaaaagaagaaatttcaggcaataaaatagaaaaatagttaccataaaaattttattacagCTGAGCACGTTGTTTCCTCTCTACTTCACGTTTTACATCACAtcttatatacacacacaagcaacatatataatataattttaatttaataaaatagagccaagctcatctctctctctctctctctcgcctaATCTTCGAGATtttacatctctctctctctctctctctctctctctctctctctctctctctctctctctctctctcagactATACACACAGTAGAGACAATGGAATCGCCTGATTCTCGTTACGCTTCGTCTAATGAAGCTCCACCGAAGCAAGAACAGCAGCAGCAATCTTCTCCGAGAAACTCGCATGATGATGGTGGTGGAGGTGTGAGATCTGCGTTTTATCTCTTTGATCTGCTTTAATTTCGTATCTACACACTTATTTGCTTTTAATTTCTCTAGATTTGTTAATTTTATGTAGTGCATTTactgttaattatatatatatatatgtgtgttgtGTGTGCTTGCAATGTAGTTATTATGTTACGAGATTAAACCCTataattgaattaaattctgttgattttgttgttaatttAAGTAATTCAGTAATTGAACCAGTTCGAGGAGTTTATAATTGCTTGTGttctgtttatttttattatttttataattgcgCAATTTATGACTGTATAGAAGTGTTATCTCGAATTAGGGGTGAGCAGCGAAACGGGTGGAACCTGATTAGACCGGCTGGATTAGTGAAACTGAACCTGTCAAAGTAGCTTGTTGACCGGTTTGGTTTAATTGGATTAAAATGACTCCAATGACTCAGCTCTGCGTCAGCTCTCCTGTTTGGGAAATAGGGATAAGATGGAATatgttataataatttattatcccttgtacaattatattattttattttgtaggcGATAGTAGTACTCGGGCGTGGCTACTAAAAGTAGTTTCGTCGATATCATTCGTAAGCAGAAGAAAGGCAAATTGAGAACTTTGTTGCcatcaattaatattattaaataatatgagaattaatttttaaagttaTTGTTTGTTTGACTTTGTTTTTCAATGTTTTCATTAATGTTCGACAAATTAGTCGGAGACGTAACTGTGAATTcttattgtatattattatgtaattttgtatattttaatgtGTTAACAGTTAGCTGTAAATTTTAAAGACAGCACCAGTACCCTGTAACCAATTACTAATTTAAGTGTCTTTTGTACCTTCGTTTCTAATTGAATTATACCTCTTCATGTTTTCTATTAGAAAATTCTCAAAGCTATTCAGCCTagcatttattaaatattaaggTGCATTGCAAAATGAAAGTGGTAGTGCTTGATCTAGGTAGCACCTGGAAAGCACACACATGTAGAACACTAGTTCTATATGCTGAATTTGCCTACGATATAGAGATTCATATAGAGCTGCTGAGTTATGGAGTACTTGTTTGTCAAAAATAACTCCAAATGCAATTGCGTTGCACATAACAAATCGCCCAACACTTCACTTCACTATCTGCCATAGCTAAGAAAGACTTGCTTGTCTACTATCTTTTCTGTTGTCTAATGTGGTTGACTGGGTTTAGTAGAAACTAAAAACTCAGCATTACTTGGTCACTATCTGCAAGCGATTGCATACAGTTTAGTTATTATGCTGTTGCAACGTATTAGCCAACTCCAGCTATGTTATTCTATGCAAGCACTTGTCTACTTGGTCCTGATGtaagttatatatttaatctgTTGATTTGATGTAGAGTAACATATTATTGTCctctttttatttatcaagattATACAGAGAAGAGTACATACACAAGGTTCCTTGTATCAAATGCTGAA
Coding sequences:
- the LOC108220586 gene encoding pentatricopeptide repeat-containing protein At2g13420, mitochondrial; translation: MSCSLPFPTRHSTRLTRFFSSTPSKPQLIPSLQPSNDADLISQILLQHHNPFHSMESSLQLHGISLSPTLLHQTLLRLHSFSKVAFAFFSWAKTQPFCVPDAVAYNIVIDILGKVKQFDVAWQLVVEMDQVGRRPGRNTFRVLIRRLIAGGFTRQAIRVFEDMGCFVVGEDDEGCSDMIYLVDTLCKYGYVKVATEVFNRKKMEFGVNERVYTVLIDGWWKVNNRKMAERFFGEMIEVGIEPNVVTYNVVLNGMCRRRSLHPEERFERTVQDARRVFEEMRDRGVEPDVTSYSILLHVYSRAHKPDLSLDMLKEMRREGICPSVASYTSVVKCLCSCGRVKEAEELVEEMAGNGVAPSAVTYNCFFKEYRGRKDADSALALYRKMKGISLSLPSMHTYNILVGMFVKLNRMEIVEEIWDDMKVSGAGPDLDSYTLLIHALCEKDKWKEACQFFVEMIEKGILPQKVTFETLYKGLIQSDMLRTWRRLKKKLEEESISFGSEFEQYHLKPYRR